The genomic DNA GCTCGGCCGCCCACGCCACCGTGCCGCCGGCGTCGAAGCGGGTGGGCGGGTCCTCCTGGAGCTTCCCGCCGGCGCCGGCGACGACGTAGTGCACGCCGTCGACCTCGCCGTGCTGGAAGTTGTGCTCGTGCCCGCTCAGCACGAGACGCACCCGCGCCCGGCGGTAGAGCGGGACGAGGCTGCGCACCTGCTCGGGCATGCCCTCGTGGTGGGGCCCGGCGCAGTACGGCGGGTGGTGGTTGAACGGGATGCGCCAGCGGCCGTCGCCGCCCTCGGGCACCTCCGGCAGCGCGTCCTCGAGCCAGTCGCGGTGGTCGGGGTCGTCGAAGTAGTGGCGGCCCCGCTCGGCCCCCCACGTGGTGTCCACGCAGATCAGCTCGAGCAGCCGGCCGATGCTCAGCCGGTAGAACAGGCCGGGCCCGAGCGAGGCCCGGCCCCGCTCCTCGCGAGGCCGGAACCGCCCCTCGAGGTGGAAGTTGTCGGCGAGCTGGGCCCGGTCGTCGTTCTCCTCCTCGTCGGCCCCGTCGTGGTTGCCGGCCGTCGGGTACAGCGGCAGGTGGTCGATCAGGTAGCGGTACGGCTGGTAGAAGGTGAAGTACCAGTCGTCGTCCTCGTCGCCCGTCTGGTCGAGCTGGTCCTCGGGCCCGTGGTAGATGTTGTCGCCCAGGCTGACCACGAAGCGCACGGGGTGGGTGGCGGCCAGGTGCTCCATCGTGTGGGCCACCGCCTGCTGGCGCCGCCCGTTCTGCCCGTTCACGATGCCGACCCCGTAGTCGCCGACGGCGAGGAACGTGACCGGCACCGGCGTCTCGGCCGACGGGTGGGTCCGGAGGCGCAGGTCGTAGTCACGCCGCGCCGGGCGGGGCCCGCCGGCATCGCCGCCGTCGCCGAGCACCCAGTCCCACCGGTCGGCCGCGGCCCACGGCTCGCCGTCGACGAGCACGCGGTAGCGGTACTCGGTGTCCGGCTCCAGGCCCTCGACCCAGGCGTGGTTGTCGCCGGCCGCGTCCGCCCGGCCCACCACCCCTCCGTCGCCGTCGAGCACCTCGACGACGGCCGTCCCGTAGGACGGCGACCGGGCCCCGATGGACCCGCTCCGGCCGCCCTCGCCGGGCTTCAGGTCGTCGTCGTCGACGACCGTCCAGCGGTCGCCGTCGCGCCGCAACCAGAACCCGCCCCACCCGATGAGGGCGGCGCGGTCGGTCACGTCGACGACGTGGACGAAGGGCTCGAAGTGGCGATCGGCGGCCGGTTCCGTCACGACCGGTCCACTACCCGCGAGCGGTCCGCTGCGCACTCCGACCACGGCTGGGGCCGACAGGTGGACGGTATGATCGACCCATGCGGCCGAGCAGCGGCGGATCGGGCCCCTCGGGCGACGGGCTCGCCGCGCTGGTCGCTCGCTTCACCACCGAGGTCCTGCCGCTGGCCGAGGAGCTGCGGGCCGCGGACGGGCCCGACCCGGCCGGCCTCCGCCGCCTCGCCGCCGCCGTGCGGGCCCTTCCGGCCGGCGACCTGCCCGCGGCGCCGACCCTCGCCGACGACCTCGAGCGCTGGGCCGACGACCCCGCCGCGCCGGACTTCGAGGCGTCCCGCGAGGCCATCCGCCCGCCCGGCCACGGCCGCTGCGGGGTGTACGTCGGGCCGGTGTTCCTGCCCAACAGCGGCAGCCGGGCCGCCAACCTCGAGGCCTTCCTCGTCCTGCACGACGAGCCGCCGGCCTTCGACGACCTGCGGCCCCGCTTCCCCTACGACCAGCCGACCTGCCAGCCGGTCCGGCTGCTGGCCGGCACGGCCGGCGTGGCCGCCCACAACAACGTCGTGTTCTTCCCCGAGAACATCCCGGCCGCCACCCGCTGCACCCGCCAGCGCTTCGCCTGGTTCTTCTTCTCCAAGCACACCTCGATCTGGCCCCGCACCCTCCGCCTCGTCGAGCGGGCCACCGGGGCGCCCGCCGGCACCAGCCCGTTCGCCGGCGAGGACGGCCTCCCGCTGGCCAGCGCCGG from Acidimicrobiales bacterium includes the following:
- a CDS encoding metallophosphoesterase, coding for MTEPAADRHFEPFVHVVDVTDRAALIGWGGFWLRRDGDRWTVVDDDDLKPGEGGRSGSIGARSPSYGTAVVEVLDGDGGVVGRADAAGDNHAWVEGLEPDTEYRYRVLVDGEPWAAADRWDWVLGDGGDAGGPRPARRDYDLRLRTHPSAETPVPVTFLAVGDYGVGIVNGQNGRRQQAVAHTMEHLAATHPVRFVVSLGDNIYHGPEDQLDQTGDEDDDWYFTFYQPYRYLIDHLPLYPTAGNHDGADEEENDDRAQLADNFHLEGRFRPREERGRASLGPGLFYRLSIGRLLELICVDTTWGAERGRHYFDDPDHRDWLEDALPEVPEGGDGRWRIPFNHHPPYCAGPHHEGMPEQVRSLVPLYRRARVRLVLSGHEHNFQHGEVDGVHYVVAGAGGKLQEDPPTRFDAGGTVAWAAE
- a CDS encoding DUF6421 family protein; this encodes MRPSSGGSGPSGDGLAALVARFTTEVLPLAEELRAADGPDPAGLRRLAAAVRALPAGDLPAAPTLADDLERWADDPAAPDFEASREAIRPPGHGRCGVYVGPVFLPNSGSRAANLEAFLVLHDEPPAFDDLRPRFPYDQPTCQPVRLLAGTAGVAAHNNVVFFPENIPAATRCTRQRFAWFFFSKHTSIWPRTLRLVERATGAPAGTSPFAGEDGLPLASAGLGAEDVYAARSVWGYLHDHFHQTGLRPLHEHLAMKTTWASGALEELRVDTRSAVACVDEPVPHGAVVHEYVLLERMFRYPAEPDAPQNADAASGVAMAGWLAREGALSWRADGTVALGTRAEVVDGLRSLAGRLDTVERAPVGEHEAVARRVLDDLLDGGLDPSGTAFRFPAHRRPAPALATTQD